In Tepidamorphus gemmatus, one genomic interval encodes:
- a CDS encoding Lrp/AsnC ligand binding domain-containing protein, translating into MPTKTSISRESSGLDRLDRRILSVLQLEGRITNLDLADRIGLSPTATAERVKRLTREGYILGYSARLDPRLLGRGLLVFVEVKLDRTTPDVFNMFAAAVRRAPEVMECHMVAGGFDYLVKSRVADMAAYRRFLADVLLAMPGVRETHTYAVMEEVKAEGPLPI; encoded by the coding sequence ATGCCTACAAAAACCAGTATCAGTAGAGAATCCTCCGGACTCGATCGCCTCGACCGCCGTATCCTCTCGGTACTGCAGCTCGAGGGTCGGATCACCAATCTGGATCTCGCCGATCGCATCGGCCTGTCGCCGACCGCGACCGCGGAGCGCGTCAAGCGGCTCACCCGTGAGGGGTACATCCTCGGCTATTCGGCGCGACTCGACCCGCGCCTGCTCGGGCGCGGGCTGCTGGTGTTCGTCGAGGTCAAGCTGGACCGCACGACACCGGATGTGTTCAACATGTTCGCAGCGGCGGTCCGGCGGGCGCCGGAGGTGATGGAGTGCCACATGGTCGCCGGCGGTTTCGACTATCTGGTCAAGTCGCGCGTGGCCGACATGGCCGCCTATCGCCGGTTCCTCGCCGACGTCCTCCTGGCGATGCCCGGGGTGCGCGAGACGCACACATATGCCGTGATGGAGGAGGTGAAGGCGGAGGGGCCGCTTCCTATCTGA